From Pedobacter aquae:
AAGGCTACATCTCTCACTTCTGTACCATCTTCGGTTTCTTCTATCAGCTCTTCGGCTTCTTTAATTAAGCCTTCCATAGCATCGCATTTTTTTGCTGTAGCTTTTTCTCCAATAGACTCAAAAACACTTTCTAAACGTGTAATTTGATTTTCTGTTTGGGTTAAATGCTCTTCAAAAGCTGTTTTTAATTGTTCTGAAGTAGCAGCTTTAGCCATTTTTTTCAGGCTTTTTGTGAGATGCTTCTCGGCCCAAAGGATGTCTTTTAGAGAATCAACAAATAATTCTTTTAAAGCTCCTGATTCTTTTTCTGTTCTTGCCTTTGCAGCACCTTGTGCTTTTGAGGCTTTTGTTTTTGTAGTAGGCATGTTATTTCTTAGGATATTTTAATTTCTATAAACTAACCAATAACGATGCCATTAAAAACAATCTCACACTAAAAAATCTAAATATACGACGCGTTTAAAGCGCTATCATTTTTAGAAGTTTGGCTTAAGAACGTATTTCTCGTAAAATCTAAAAATATGCTCTGCAGCTTCTTCAGCGGTATCTACCAGCCTAAAAAGATTCAAATCTTCCGGACTGATATTTCTTTCTTGCTCTAGCATGGTGTTTTTTATCCAATCTATAAGGCCTGTCCAGTAATCCTTACCGACTAAAACTATTGGGAAACGAGCTATTTTTCCTGTTTGTATTAAAGTCATGGCTTCAAAAAGCTCATCCATAGTACCAAAACCACCAGGTAAAACAATATAGCCTTGAGAATACTTCATAAACATCACCTTCCTGATAAAGAAGTAATCAAACTCTAATATTTTATCTCTATCGATATATCTGTTATGAAATTGCTCAAAAGGTAGTTCTATATTTAAACCTACAGACTTCCCTCCTGCCTCAAAAGCACCTTTATTACCGGCTTCCATAATACCAGGGCCACCACCAGTAATTACACCATAACCACGTTCTGTTAATAGTTTACCAGTTTCTACAGCTATTTGGTAGTACTTATTTTCTGTTGGTGTTCTGGCAGAACCAAAAATAGATACACAAGGACCTATTTTAGCCAACTTCTCAAAACCATCAACAAACTCGGCCATGATTTTAAATATCTGCCAAGAGTCTGTTACTTTTATTTCTTGCCAAGTTTTGT
This genomic window contains:
- a CDS encoding LOG family protein yields the protein MTNDEKIRSAFENKTWQEIKVTDSWQIFKIMAEFVDGFEKLAKIGPCVSIFGSARTPTENKYYQIAVETGKLLTERGYGVITGGGPGIMEAGNKGAFEAGGKSVGLNIELPFEQFHNRYIDRDKILEFDYFFIRKVMFMKYSQGYIVLPGGFGTMDELFEAMTLIQTGKIARFPIVLVGKDYWTGLIDWIKNTMLEQERNISPEDLNLFRLVDTAEEAAEHIFRFYEKYVLKPNF
- a CDS encoding YciE/YciF ferroxidase family protein, producing the protein MPTTKTKASKAQGAAKARTEKESGALKELFVDSLKDILWAEKHLTKSLKKMAKAATSEQLKTAFEEHLTQTENQITRLESVFESIGEKATAKKCDAMEGLIKEAEELIEETEDGTEVRDVALIAAAQKVEHYEIATYGTLRSLAGTLGFTEAQALLEETLNEEKETDVLLTELAENSINEEASAE